A portion of the Candidatus Dormiibacterota bacterium genome contains these proteins:
- a CDS encoding transglutaminase family protein yields the protein MTLTLHVGCELAHELQWPVPALLQVEPRRDRPFRVVTERFETTPPVDTHTYLDGYGNVCRRLVMPPGESVIEYHARVEVTEAVDELGTGARQHPVDELPDEVLVYTLPSRLCESDTLSNTAWKMFGGFEPGWARAQAICDWVHQNLDFAMGSSRPSTSACDVYVQRVGVCRDFAQLAITLCRGINIPARYAFGYLPDIGVDPPDEPMDFCAWLEVFLGGRWWTFDPRNNRRRCGRVLIGLGRDAIDTAMITSYGAAPLTRMTVWAEPAEEAP from the coding sequence GTGACCCTGACCCTGCACGTCGGATGTGAGCTCGCCCACGAGCTGCAGTGGCCGGTGCCGGCGCTGCTCCAGGTCGAGCCGCGCCGTGACCGCCCATTCCGGGTGGTCACCGAGCGGTTCGAGACCACCCCACCGGTGGACACCCACACCTATCTCGACGGCTACGGCAACGTCTGCCGCCGCCTGGTGATGCCGCCGGGCGAGAGCGTGATCGAGTACCACGCACGCGTCGAGGTGACCGAGGCGGTCGACGAGCTGGGCACCGGCGCGCGCCAGCACCCCGTCGACGAGCTCCCCGACGAGGTGCTGGTGTACACCCTCCCCAGCCGCCTCTGCGAGTCGGACACCCTCTCCAACACCGCCTGGAAGATGTTCGGTGGGTTCGAACCGGGATGGGCCCGGGCCCAGGCGATCTGCGACTGGGTCCACCAGAACCTCGACTTCGCGATGGGTTCCAGCAGACCGTCGACCTCCGCGTGCGACGTCTACGTGCAGCGCGTCGGCGTCTGCCGCGACTTCGCCCAGCTCGCCATCACCCTCTGCCGCGGGATCAACATCCCCGCCCGCTACGCCTTCGGCTACCTGCCCGACATCGGCGTCGACCCGCCCGACGAGCCCATGGACTTCTGCGCCTGGCTCGAGGTGTTCCTCGGCGGCCGCTGGTGGACCTTCGACCCCCGCAACAACCGGCGGCGCTGCGGTCGGGTGCTGATCGGGCTGGGACGCGACGCCATCGACACCGCCATGATCACCAGCTACGGCGCCGCGCCGCTCACCCGCATGACGGTCTGGGCCGAGCCCGCCGAGGAGGCGCCGTGA
- a CDS encoding transglutaminase family protein has product MTPEDAASCLSMDSTEVAALALIDPGAVDWPRVTRTAFLVHQAFHYDYAGPIADLEHRLMLIPPAEHGDQRLVAHRLEVRCASAHTLSSDSDGFGNVVVEVRAPQVETTVGFEAWSIVERSNPATRPWLPAAALSDPRYLRPSALTLPDAALRGAARRHRESGLRGLDLALAVNGAVHETMRYDKNVSGVSTTASEAFAMGAGVCQDFAHVMLALCRMSGLPARYVSGHLLGEGGTHAWVEVLIPVEGDAAAEVHALDPTHGVAAGSRHITVAVGRDYDDVAPTSGSYRASVAGALTARRRVALMDVEYAV; this is encoded by the coding sequence GTGACCCCCGAGGACGCCGCCAGCTGCCTCTCGATGGACTCGACCGAGGTCGCGGCCCTGGCGCTGATCGACCCCGGCGCGGTCGACTGGCCGCGAGTGACCCGCACCGCCTTCCTCGTCCACCAGGCGTTCCACTACGACTACGCGGGGCCGATTGCCGACCTCGAGCACCGGCTGATGCTGATCCCCCCGGCGGAGCACGGCGACCAGCGCCTGGTGGCGCACCGGCTGGAGGTGCGATGCGCCTCCGCCCACACGCTGTCGAGCGACTCGGACGGATTCGGCAACGTCGTCGTCGAGGTCCGCGCCCCCCAGGTGGAGACCACGGTGGGATTCGAGGCCTGGAGCATCGTCGAGCGATCGAACCCGGCCACCCGCCCGTGGCTGCCGGCCGCAGCGCTCTCCGACCCGCGGTACCTGCGGCCGTCGGCGCTGACCCTGCCCGACGCCGCCCTCCGCGGCGCCGCCCGCCGCCACCGCGAGAGCGGGCTGCGGGGGCTCGACCTCGCCCTCGCGGTGAACGGCGCGGTCCACGAGACGATGCGCTACGACAAGAACGTCAGCGGCGTCTCCACCACCGCCTCCGAGGCCTTCGCGATGGGCGCCGGGGTCTGCCAGGACTTCGCCCACGTGATGCTCGCCCTCTGCCGGATGTCCGGGCTGCCCGCCCGCTACGTCTCCGGCCACCTCCTCGGCGAGGGCGGCACCCACGCCTGGGTGGAGGTGCTGATCCCCGTGGAGGGGGACGCCGCCGCCGAGGTGCACGCCCTCGACCCCACCCACGGTGTGGCGGCCGGCTCCCGGCACATCACCGTGGCCGTCGGCCGCGACTACGACGACGTGGCCCCCACATCGGGCAGCTACCGCGCCTCGGTCGCCGGGGCGCTGACCGCCCG